CCAGGAGAAACCTGGTGCCATGGATGTTGTGTACTCATTTGGTATTTGTAGTATATTTATTATCTAATATTCTGTTCTTTATTCTCTGCAATTTTCTTCCGTACGTACGCAACAACAAGGGGTATGGTAGTAATTACTATAAGCCCTAAAACTACATACTGCATGTAATCCTTCAGCTGCGGGAACCGTTTTCCTAAAAAAAAACCGCCCAAGGTAAAGGTGCACACCCATGCTACGCAACCAACAAGGTTGTATAAAGCAAACTTTTTAAGATCAACTTTAACAACACCTGCAAATATAGGGGCAAATGTCCTAACGATAGGGAAAAATCTGCCCAAAATCAAAGCCATACCGCCGTATTTGTTATAAAAGTCGCTGGCCAGTATCACATATCGCTTCTTAAAAAACAGCGAGTCGTTTCTATTGAACAATACAGGCCCCGTTCGATGACCAAACCAATATCCCGTAAAATTTCCTAATATGCCTGCTGCAATGAGCGATAACACCAATGTAGATATATTTACGTCAACCTTGCCTGCAGAACACAACAAGCCTGCCATAAATAGCAAATAGTCTCCTGGTAAAAAAAAACCAAAAAACAACCCGGTTTCAGCAAAAACAACAATAAGCAGGAAATAAAAACCTCCCCTACTTATGATGGATTGAGCGTCCGTTAAATTTTGAAGGTAATCCCAAAAACTTTCCATTCACTATATCTGTAAAACTACAAATATTATATCAATTTGCAGTACCCAGTTACTATTAAATGAAATAGGAAATAAAATCAGGGTAAACACCGATGACGATAGTTGCCAATGCCGAAATAGCAAAAACAATTTTATAGTAAGCCGGCACTACCAGCTCGGCCCTATCTGCCGCCTTGAAGTACATAGCCACAATAACCCTGAAGTAGTAGAAAATACTGATGATTGCGTTTACAACAGCTACTATAACCAGCCAAAACTGGTATTTAGCAAGTGCACCGGTAAACATATAAAACTTGCCCATAAAACCTGCAGTAAGCGGGATACCGGCCAACGAAAGCATGGCAACAGTAAGTACTAATGCCAGAAAAGGGCTCTTTTTTGCAAGGCCATTAAAACTCTCAAAATTGTCGCTGCCGCTTTGTTGCTGCACTAAAATAAGGGCACCAAAAGCTACAATGGATGCAACAGAATAGGCAGTTGCATAAATAAACACCGAATTGGCCGAACTTGCACCTAAAGCCACAATTGCAAAAAGCAGGTAACCAGCATGCGAAATGCTTGAAAAAGCAAGCATTCTTTTAAAGCTTTGCTGATATAATGCGGTAATGTTGCCTATAAACAATGTTGCTACAGTGATGACAAGTAAGATTGGTGTCCAGAAATCTGATAGTGGTGCGAAACATACCGAAAACAAACGAAGGAATGCCGCGAAACCTGCAGTTTTTACTACTGTAGACATGAAAGCGGTTATAAGGGTTGGCGAGCCTTCGTATACATCCGGTGTCCAAAAATGGAACGGAGCAGCGCCCACTTTAAAGGAAAGGCCCACGATGATAAGCCCTATGCCTGTATAAAACATAGGATCGGCGTGTGGATGCGCGACAACCCAATCATTAATAACCTCGAGGCTAAAAGAGCCTGTTGTGCCGTAAAGCAAAGTAATACCAAACAATAAGAAACCTGTTGAGAACGCCCCCATCAGAAAATATTTTAAAGCAGCTTCGTTTGATGCAAAATCGCTCTTCTTGATGCCCGCCAGGATGTATAAACTTACCGACATGATTTCAATACCAATAAACATCATGGTTAGGTTGTAGTAAGAAACCATTACAATAATCCCTGTCAATGAAAATAGGATAATAGCGTAATACTCGGCAACGTGGTTACTTATCTTCTCAAAATATCCCGCTGATAAGAGCAGGATTAAAATAGTTGTTATTATAGCTATTGATGAAAATACAACAGAAAAATTATTGAACATCATCATACCATGAAAAGTAGGAATTGTGGTATCGGGCCTTTTGTATTCGCCCACAGCGCAAGCCAGCGCAGCAAGCAAACCAACAATGGTAACAGGTAATAATGCCTTTGAAGCCTTGTACAAGCCAAGGTACAGCAACACTATTGGTAAAACAGATATGATGATTAAAGTAGTCATGTTTTTAATAAATTCTAAAAGCCAAATTCTAAACTCTAAATGCGCGCAGCCTGCATTAAAAGGCTGGTTTTGTATTCAAAGTATTTATCAAATTAGTAACAGCCGCCTCAGATATGTGCAAAATAGGTTGCGGATAAATACCTATGCCAATTATTAATATGCAGATAATACCAAGCACCAATTGCTCAGATCCGCTGATGTCTTTAAAATTACTGGTCAACTCATTGGCTTCGCCCTGCATTACATTTTTGTACATGCGCAGCATATAAACCGCACCTAAAATAATGGTTGTACCGGCAATAACAGCCAAAGCAATATTCATGTAATGGAATGCGCTATACTGAAACACCCCATCTAACAGTAAAAACTCGCCTACAAAACCATTGGTTAACGGCAAGCCTACAGTACCCAATACAATAATTAAAAACGCTATGGAAAATTTAGGTGCTACTTTAGCAATACCACCAAGATTTCCTATCTCGCGGGTGTTTAAACGGGTGCTGATGATATCCCAGATAAAAAACATACCAACAACGTTTATACCGTGATTAAGCATCTGCACCATCGCTCCTTGTACACCCTGCTGGCTCCATGAAAATATCCCTGCGGCAATTAAGCCAACGTGGGCAATAGACGAGTAAGCCACCAAACGCTTGCCATCAGTTTGCTTAAAAGCGATAATTGATGCATAAACAATACCTATTACTGCTAACGAAGTGATAATGGCCTGCCAGTGGTCAAGACCTGCAGGTGCATTTGGGATCATCCAGCGAATAGCGCCATATACACCCATCTTAAGCATAATACCTGATAGCATCATGGTACCGCCGGTTGGGGCTTCTGTATAAGTATCGGGCTGCCAGGTATGGAAGGGGAATACAGGCATCTTAATGGCAAATGCCAAAAAGAACGCCAAAAACACCCATGATTGCTGCTGAGTGCCTAATTTTAAAGTGTAAAAGGCATGTATATCAAACGTTTTCGTTGGTGATTGCAGGTACAGGTAGATGATGGCCACCAACATAAACAACGAACCTGCAAACGTGTAGATAAAGAACTTAAGCGTAATGCGGATACGATTTTCGCCACCCCAAAGGGCGCATATAAAGTAAATTGGAATTAATGCAGCCTCCCATCCTACGTAAAACAAAAAGCCATCCATCGCAGTAAACACCAACAACAAGCCAGCCTGCATAAACAAAATCAAGCCGTAAAAAGCACCCGCGTTTTTGTACTCATGCTTAAATGTACTTAATATGATAAGCGGAACAAGCAATACCGTAAGTAACACTACAATCATGCTAATCCCATCAATACCCGCTTTAAAATAAATGCCTAACCTTGGTATCCATGGGGCATCTATAACAAACTGCGAAGTTGCATCGGGTACAAACTTGCTTAAAAACAAGCCCGCTACTGCCAGCTCGGCTATTGCAAAAAATAAGGCGGCATATTTAGCTGTGTTGCCTTTTAAAAAGGCTACTATAACTGCAGCAATTACCGGTAAAAAAATTAATATACTAACGGTCATTTTATGTTTTAAACGCTATCGTTTATACTTTAGTTAATCCAAATACGGTATACAGCAGCACGCCTATAATACCCAGTACCATTACAAATATGTAAAAACCTACATTACCTGTTTGCAATAAGCGCAAGCCTTTACTGGTTTCAATTGTACCCTTGCCTATGCCATTAACCAGGCCATCGATACCTAATTTATCTACCACGTTGTAGAAGAAGGTTGACAGGAAATCCAAAGGCTTACGGAAAAGAAAGTCATACAGCTCATCAACATAAAATTTATGGTATGATAAGCTGGTTAGTGCAGGACGCTCCTCGGTATCAGCCACCGGTACGCGGCCGTTTTTAACATATTTAACATAAGCATAAATTAATGCTGCAAATGCTAAGGCTACCGAAATTATCATCAATGCTTTTTCTGTACCTGCAGATAATTCATGCATTGGCAACGCGGCAGTTGATGCTTTAAATACCGGCGCAAGGTATTGCCCTAACTCATGGTGGCCGCCTAATACTTCGGGCACACCTATTAAACCACCCACCATGGACAATATAGCTAATACAATCAAAGGAATAGTCATGGTAGCCGGCGACTCATGCAAATGATGTTCCTGCTCATGCGTTCCGCGGAATTTACCCCAGAAAGTAAGGTACATCATCCGGAACATATAGAAAGATGTTAGCATCGCTGTAAACACACCAATTACATAAAACGTAGTGCTATGTTCGTAGGCGTGGGCTAAAATTTCGTCTTTTGAAAAGAAACCTGAGAATGGCGGGATACCAGAAATCGCAATGGTACCTATCATCATAGTCCAAAAGGTAATCTTTATCTTACCTCTCAATCCACCCATCTTGCGCATATCCTGTTCGCCGCCCATTGCATGAATAACAGAACCCGCACCAAGGAATAATAAGGCTTTAAAAAAAGCATGGGTTAATACGTGGAAGAAAGAACCTGTGTAAGCGCCAACGCCCAGACCCAAAAACATATAGCCCAATTGCGATACGGTTGAGTAAGCCAACACCTTTTTAATATCGGTTTGTGTAAGGGCAATTAGTGCGGCAAACAATGCTGTAGCCAAACCTACTATTGCCACCACTTCCATAGCAAATGGCGATAATGTATAAATAATGTTTGAGCGGGCAATCATATAAATACCGGCAGTAACCATTGTTGCAGCGTGTATTAATGCCGAAACCGGTGTGGGGCCGGCCATCGCGTCCGGTAACCAGGTAAACAACGGCAACTGTGCCGATTTACCCATTGCACCTACAAACAGCAATAAAGCAATAGCTGTAAGCGGCGCGGCGCCAACTTTCATTGCCGCTACTTTAGGGAAAAGGGATGCGAATTCAACGGTGCCAAAAGCATAGATGATGAGGAATACACCCATCAAAAAGCCAAGATCGCCAATGCGGTTCATAATGAATGCCTTTTTAGCGGCATCCGCGTAGCTTGCATTGGTATACCAAAAACCTATCAACAGGTATGAGCATAAACCAACACCCTCCCATCCTATAAACATGATGATGTAGTTTGAACCCATCACCAATAAAAGCATGAAAAACACAAACAGATTTAAATAAGCAAAGAATTTACCGAAGCCTTTATCATCATGCATATAGCCAATAGAATATAGGTGTATAAGGAAACCTACCCCGGTAATAATCAGCAGCATGATAGAACTCAATTGATCTACAAGAAACGCGAAAGGCACTTTTACAGGGCCTGCGTTAATCCAATCGAAATAATTAACGTTAATTACCCCGGTGGCTTTTACCTGGAAGAAAACGGCAATACTTAAGGCAAAAGATGCCAATACCAGCGCACTGCCAATAAAGCCTATTACGCCTTTTGATAATGAATTACGGCCAAGCCCGTTAATAACAAAACCGGCTAACGGTAATATGGGAATAAGCCAGATATATTGATTCATGTTTTGAGTTATACGTTTTACGTACTACGTTATACGTTTCTATTTATTTAATCGTCAGTTGTCAGAGTAAAACCCTCTCCTCAATGCAAATCCGGTTTGCCTATCGGGGATTGCTTTGTACCTCGCAATGACGGTTTGTTATGTATTTTTTCTAATCCCTTAAATCCGAAATCAAAATTCCGAAATCCGAAATGGCAACTACCACTTCAGCCTGTTCAGCACGTTAATATCTATCGAATTGGTGTTTCTATAGATCATTACGATAATAGCCAAGCCTACTGCAACTTCGGCGGCGGCCAGCGCCATAATAAAGAATACGAAAACCTGGCCAGTAGCATCGCCCCTGTATACAGAAAATGCGGTTAGCAACAGGTTTACCGAGTTCAGCATCAACTCAACCGACATAAATATCACAATGGCATTGCGGCGGATTAATACGCCCATTACGCCAATCGAAAAAATAATGGCACTTAACAATATGTAATGATTAAGCGGCACCGCGTGCATGGTATTTGTTAAACTTTCCATTATGTAGTTTTAGGGTCTTTTGTAGCCAGTAAAACAGCGCCTACCATTGCCGATAACAGCAATACAGACGACACTTCAAATGGCAATAAAAATTCGTTAAACAATACTTTACCCAGGTTTTTCACCAACCCAAGGTCGGGGTTTTGCAATACCACCGGGTTTGATGTGGCAACCAGTTTTAATGACGATGCTATGGCAACAGCAAGAATGCCCCCGCCAAATACACCGGCTATCTTGATCATAAAAGGCTTAACCGGCTCGCTTTCCTTATTAAGGTTAATGAGCATCAGGGTGTACAGGAACAGCACCAGGATAGCCCCCATGTATACTATAAAATTCACGATAGCCAAAAACTGGGCATTCAGTAAAATGTAGTGAATGGTGAACGTAAAAAAGGTAAGTATAAGATAAAGGATACTATGTACCGGATTTTTGGCCGAGATTACCAATATCGAAAAGAATATGGACAAAAACGCGATGAAGTAAAATGTACTCATGTTTATATTTACAAAATACCCTTGCCCTGCTTTAAGGTTGGGCAAAGGTATAAAACTTCTTTATTGATTTAAGGGTGCCTCTACTAATTTGTCTTTACCGTAAATAAAATCCTTCCTTAAATAGTCGGCAGGTACAATATCTCCGTCAAGGTAAATGGCCTCTTTAGGGCAGGCCTCTTCGCATAAGCCGCAAAAAATGCAACGCAGCATATTTATTTCGTAAACAGCGGCGTATTTTTCCTCCCGGTACAGGTGCTCTTCGCCTTTCTGGCGCTCGGCGGCTGTCATGGTAATAGCTTCAGCAGGGCATGATAAAGCGCACAAACCACATGCGGTGCAACGTTCTTTACCATCCTCATCACGCTTAAGCGAATGCATGCCGCGGAAGTTTTCAGAAAACTCACGCTTCTCTTCAGGATAACTAATTGTTACCGGTTTTTTGAAAAAGTGCTTCATGGTAGTAGCCAAACCGCCAACAATGGCAGGCAGGTAAGCACGCTCCAGAAAATTGAGCGGCTTTACTTCCAATACTTTTTTCTTATTGCTTAATGATTCCATTTAATTAAAATCCAAAGTGTTTAAGTGCTGTACTCACCACACCGGTAAGCACTATGTTGGCAATAGCCAATGGTATCAATATCTTCCAGCCCAAATCCATCAGCTGATCATAACGGAAACGCGGAATTGTCCAGCGTACCCACATGAAGAAGAAGATGAACAGGAATATTTTTGCAAATAGCACAACTGTCCCAATCAGCGGGCCAATTGCAGGGCCTACATGTGCTGTAACCCAATCCATACCAGGATAGTTATAACCGCCCCAATAAAGGGTAGCCATCACTGCCGATGAAATGAACATATTGATATACTCTGCAAACAAATAGAAACCTAATTTCATTGATGAGTACTCCGTGTGATAACCACCTACAAGCTCGGTTTCGCACTCGGGCAAGTCAAACGGGGTACGGTTGGTTTCGGCAAATGCGCATACGATAAATATCAAAAAGCCCAGCGGTTGACGCAGTATATTCCAGTTCCAGCCGTGCTGCTGCTCGGCAATCTCTTTCAAACTTAAAGTGCCGGTAAGCATCAATAAGGCGATGATGGATAAGCCCATCGAAATTTCGTAGCTGATATTTTGCGATGCCGCGCGGATAGCGCCTAACAATGAGTATTTATTGTTTGATGCCCAGCCGCCAATCATTACGCCATAAACGCCTAATGATACTACGCCGAAGATATATAATACACCAACGTTAATATCGGTAACCTGCAAATCGACAATATGACCGCCAATAACCATTTTTTGTCCCCATGGAATAACTGCCGAGCCTATACAGGCTGTCAGTATAGCCAAACAAGGCCCCACGATGAACAGGAACGAGGTAGCATTTGTAGGGATGATCTCTTCTTTCAAAAACATCTTGCCACCATCGGCAAGCGGCTGTAAAATTCCCCACGGACCGGCACGGTTAGGGCCTATCCTATCCTGGAAAAACGCCGCTATTTTACGCTCGGCATAAGTTGAGTACATGGCTACAACCAAACTGATCAGGAAAATAACAACGATCAGTACAATCCTAAATATTAAATCGGTTCCCATTATAAGCGTGTATCCCTTTCAAATTGTTCTTTATTGGCTTCCAGTAATACCGGGTTGGTTTTAACAACCGGCAGCGGCGTAAACTCGTAATGATTTGAGCTGATAACCGATTTGTGCGATATTTTACGCGGGCCTTCAATTACCCAATCAGCCGTTTTCTTTTTATCAAAGCGGCAGGTATTGCAGATAAATTCTTCTACCTCGCCATAAACATCTTTACGGCCGGTTACCCTGATCACATCCTCGCCCTTATACCATAAAGTTACTTTACCACAGCATTTATCGCAATCGCGGTGTGCATCAACCGGCTTGGTAAACCAAACACGGTTTTTAAAGCGGAAGGTTTTATCAGTTAACGCGCCTACCGGGCAAACATCTATTACGTTGCCCGAGAAATCGTTATCAACAGCTTTGCTGATGTAAGTAGATATCTCAGAATGATCGCCCCGGTTCAGGATACCGTGTAAACGGGTATTGGTGATTTGGTCGGCAGTGAAAACACAACGGTAGCAAAGGATGCAGCGCGTCATGTGCAGCTGAATTTTATCGCCGATATCAATTTTTTCAAAAGTACGGCGGTCAAATTCGTAGCGGGTTTTAGCCGCGCCGTGCTCAAAGCCTAAATCCTGCAGGTGACATTCGCCGGCCTGGTCGCAAACAGGGCAATCCAGCGGGTGATTGATCAATAACATTTCAACCACACCTTTGCGGGCCTCAATAACTTCGGGCGATGTAATATTTTGCACTTCCATGCCATCCATAACACCGGTACGGCATGATGCTACCAGTTTTGGCATAGGGCGTGGGTCTTTTTCAGATCCTTTGGTCACCTTAACCAAACAGGTACGGCATTTACCACCGCTGCCTTCCAGTTTGGAGTAATAGCACATAGCAGGCGGAACAATGTCGCCACCTATCTGCCTCGCGGCATTAAGTATGCTTGTTCCTGGTTCTACTTCAACGGGTATTCCGTCAATCGTTACTTTCATCGACATTTATATATATAACGTCCTCGTATAAACTCTAAATCCTATTATCTAAACTCCAAAGTTTAGAAGCATTTTATTTTCCGATATGTCATTGCGAGCGTAGCGTGGCAATCTCGTCGTATGCATAGTCGTCGCCCTTTCTATGAGATTGCTTCGTTCCTCGCAATGACATAGTGGGGCGGTGTATTATGTTATGCCAAAACCTCTGGTTTCGGTAATGGATCTGCGTAGTGTGCCAAACCGAAATTACGGGTCACTGCTTCTGCTCCATTAGTTACATGCCATTCAAACTCATCCCTGAAGTGGCGGATAGCACTGGCTACCGGCCATGCTGCCGCGTCACCAAGCGGGCAAATGGTATTTCCTTCAATCTTTTTAGATACATCAACCAGCAGGTCCATATCGCTCATTTTACCATGGCCATGCTCTAAACGGTGCAATACTTTTTCCATCCATCCGGTACCTTCACGGCATGGCGAACATTGTCCGCAGCTTTCGTGGTGATAAAAACGGGTAAAGTTCCAGGTATTACGTACTATACATTGGTCTTCATCATAAGCTATAAAACCGCCCGAGCCCATCATGGTACCACTTACAAATCCGCCATCGGCCAATGATTCATAGCTCATCAGGCGCGGTTCGTTGTTAATGGTTTTCAGGAACAGATTTGCCGGCAAAATAGGGACAGATGAACCGCCCGCTACAACCGCCTTTAAACGTTTGCCGTTGGCGATGCCGCCGCAATATTCGTCGGAGTATAAAAATTCCTCAACAGGCAGGCCAAGGTCAATTTCGTAAACACCTGGTTTTTTCACGTTACCACCGGCCGAGATCAGCTTGGTACCGG
The genomic region above belongs to Mucilaginibacter sp. KACC 22773 and contains:
- a CDS encoding NADH-quinone oxidoreductase subunit J family protein: MSTFYFIAFLSIFFSILVISAKNPVHSILYLILTFFTFTIHYILLNAQFLAIVNFIVYMGAILVLFLYTLMLINLNKESEPVKPFMIKIAGVFGGGILAVAIASSLKLVATSNPVVLQNPDLGLVKNLGKVLFNEFLLPFEVSSVLLLSAMVGAVLLATKDPKTT
- the nuoH gene encoding NADH-quinone oxidoreductase subunit NuoH; protein product: MGTDLIFRIVLIVVIFLISLVVAMYSTYAERKIAAFFQDRIGPNRAGPWGILQPLADGGKMFLKEEIIPTNATSFLFIVGPCLAILTACIGSAVIPWGQKMVIGGHIVDLQVTDINVGVLYIFGVVSLGVYGVMIGGWASNNKYSLLGAIRAASQNISYEISMGLSIIALLMLTGTLSLKEIAEQQHGWNWNILRQPLGFLIFIVCAFAETNRTPFDLPECETELVGGYHTEYSSMKLGFYLFAEYINMFISSAVMATLYWGGYNYPGMDWVTAHVGPAIGPLIGTVVLFAKIFLFIFFFMWVRWTIPRFRYDQLMDLGWKILIPLAIANIVLTGVVSTALKHFGF
- a CDS encoding 2Fe-2S iron-sulfur cluster-binding protein → MKVTIDGIPVEVEPGTSILNAARQIGGDIVPPAMCYYSKLEGSGGKCRTCLVKVTKGSEKDPRPMPKLVASCRTGVMDGMEVQNITSPEVIEARKGVVEMLLINHPLDCPVCDQAGECHLQDLGFEHGAAKTRYEFDRRTFEKIDIGDKIQLHMTRCILCYRCVFTADQITNTRLHGILNRGDHSEISTYISKAVDNDFSGNVIDVCPVGALTDKTFRFKNRVWFTKPVDAHRDCDKCCGKVTLWYKGEDVIRVTGRKDVYGEVEEFICNTCRFDKKKTADWVIEGPRKISHKSVISSNHYEFTPLPVVKTNPVLLEANKEQFERDTRL
- a CDS encoding DedA family protein translates to MESFWDYLQNLTDAQSIISRGGFYFLLIVVFAETGLFFGFFLPGDYLLFMAGLLCSAGKVDVNISTLVLSLIAAGILGNFTGYWFGHRTGPVLFNRNDSLFFKKRYVILASDFYNKYGGMALILGRFFPIVRTFAPIFAGVVKVDLKKFALYNLVGCVAWVCTFTLGGFFLGKRFPQLKDYMQYVVLGLIVITTIPLVVAYVRKKIAENKEQNIR
- the nuoK gene encoding NADH-quinone oxidoreductase subunit NuoK → MESLTNTMHAVPLNHYILLSAIIFSIGVMGVLIRRNAIVIFMSVELMLNSVNLLLTAFSVYRGDATGQVFVFFIMALAAAEVAVGLAIIVMIYRNTNSIDINVLNRLKW
- a CDS encoding NuoI/complex I 23 kDa subunit family protein, which codes for MESLSNKKKVLEVKPLNFLERAYLPAIVGGLATTMKHFFKKPVTISYPEEKREFSENFRGMHSLKRDEDGKERCTACGLCALSCPAEAITMTAAERQKGEEHLYREEKYAAVYEINMLRCIFCGLCEEACPKEAIYLDGDIVPADYLRKDFIYGKDKLVEAPLNQ
- the nuoL gene encoding NADH-quinone oxidoreductase subunit L; this encodes MNQYIWLIPILPLAGFVINGLGRNSLSKGVIGFIGSALVLASFALSIAVFFQVKATGVINVNYFDWINAGPVKVPFAFLVDQLSSIMLLIITGVGFLIHLYSIGYMHDDKGFGKFFAYLNLFVFFMLLLVMGSNYIIMFIGWEGVGLCSYLLIGFWYTNASYADAAKKAFIMNRIGDLGFLMGVFLIIYAFGTVEFASLFPKVAAMKVGAAPLTAIALLLFVGAMGKSAQLPLFTWLPDAMAGPTPVSALIHAATMVTAGIYMIARSNIIYTLSPFAMEVVAIVGLATALFAALIALTQTDIKKVLAYSTVSQLGYMFLGLGVGAYTGSFFHVLTHAFFKALLFLGAGSVIHAMGGEQDMRKMGGLRGKIKITFWTMMIGTIAISGIPPFSGFFSKDEILAHAYEHSTTFYVIGVFTAMLTSFYMFRMMYLTFWGKFRGTHEQEHHLHESPATMTIPLIVLAILSMVGGLIGVPEVLGGHHELGQYLAPVFKASTAALPMHELSAGTEKALMIISVALAFAALIYAYVKYVKNGRVPVADTEERPALTSLSYHKFYVDELYDFLFRKPLDFLSTFFYNVVDKLGIDGLVNGIGKGTIETSKGLRLLQTGNVGFYIFVMVLGIIGVLLYTVFGLTKV
- a CDS encoding NADH-quinone oxidoreductase subunit N — encoded protein: MTTLIIISVLPIVLLYLGLYKASKALLPVTIVGLLAALACAVGEYKRPDTTIPTFHGMMMFNNFSVVFSSIAIITTILILLLSAGYFEKISNHVAEYYAIILFSLTGIIVMVSYYNLTMMFIGIEIMSVSLYILAGIKKSDFASNEAALKYFLMGAFSTGFLLFGITLLYGTTGSFSLEVINDWVVAHPHADPMFYTGIGLIIVGLSFKVGAAPFHFWTPDVYEGSPTLITAFMSTVVKTAGFAAFLRLFSVCFAPLSDFWTPILLVITVATLFIGNITALYQQSFKRMLAFSSISHAGYLLFAIVALGASSANSVFIYATAYSVASIVAFGALILVQQQSGSDNFESFNGLAKKSPFLALVLTVAMLSLAGIPLTAGFMGKFYMFTGALAKYQFWLVIVAVVNAIISIFYYFRVIVAMYFKAADRAELVVPAYYKIVFAISALATIVIGVYPDFISYFI
- a CDS encoding complex I subunit 4 family protein; the protein is MTVSILIFLPVIAAVIVAFLKGNTAKYAALFFAIAELAVAGLFLSKFVPDATSQFVIDAPWIPRLGIYFKAGIDGISMIVVLLTVLLVPLIILSTFKHEYKNAGAFYGLILFMQAGLLLVFTAMDGFLFYVGWEAALIPIYFICALWGGENRIRITLKFFIYTFAGSLFMLVAIIYLYLQSPTKTFDIHAFYTLKLGTQQQSWVFLAFFLAFAIKMPVFPFHTWQPDTYTEAPTGGTMMLSGIMLKMGVYGAIRWMIPNAPAGLDHWQAIITSLAVIGIVYASIIAFKQTDGKRLVAYSSIAHVGLIAAGIFSWSQQGVQGAMVQMLNHGINVVGMFFIWDIISTRLNTREIGNLGGIAKVAPKFSIAFLIIVLGTVGLPLTNGFVGEFLLLDGVFQYSAFHYMNIALAVIAGTTIILGAVYMLRMYKNVMQGEANELTSNFKDISGSEQLVLGIICILIIGIGIYPQPILHISEAAVTNLINTLNTKPAF